In a single window of the Bradyrhizobium erythrophlei genome:
- a CDS encoding ATP-dependent DNA ligase has translation MEARSVDAIPRGPEWQYEPKWDGFRCLLSRQRGKVDLRSKSGEDLARYFPELVEAALKLKATDFLLDGEIVVRHGKAFSFDDLLQRIHPAASRVAKLSQETPALFIAFDLLATAKDKKLSAQPLGKRRPVLEAFAKTQFKSNPAFRLSPVTTSFTTAKKWLAHAGGGCDGVIAKRLDLPYQSGNRDGMQKIKNFRSADCVVGGFRYATNKLDGKRVAGSLLLGLYDSDGLLHHVGFTSAIRQQDKPALTAKLEPLIAKPGFSGNAPGGPSRWSTERSAQWCPLKPKLVVEVTYDHFSGERFRHGTSIMRWRPDKAPRQCTFDQLKQRAADPMKLLA, from the coding sequence ATGGAAGCACGTTCCGTCGATGCGATACCGCGCGGACCCGAATGGCAGTATGAGCCGAAGTGGGACGGTTTTCGTTGCCTGCTCTCCCGTCAACGCGGCAAAGTCGACCTGCGCTCGAAATCGGGAGAAGATCTCGCCCGCTACTTTCCCGAACTGGTCGAGGCCGCGCTCAAACTCAAGGCGACGGATTTCCTGCTCGACGGCGAAATCGTCGTGCGCCATGGCAAGGCGTTTTCATTCGACGACCTGCTGCAGCGAATTCACCCCGCGGCGAGCCGGGTCGCGAAATTGTCGCAGGAAACGCCGGCGCTCTTTATCGCATTCGACCTTCTGGCGACCGCGAAAGATAAAAAGCTTTCCGCTCAGCCGCTTGGTAAACGGCGTCCGGTGCTGGAAGCTTTTGCCAAAACCCAGTTCAAATCCAATCCGGCATTTCGACTGTCGCCGGTCACGACGAGCTTCACGACCGCCAAAAAATGGCTGGCGCACGCCGGCGGCGGCTGTGACGGCGTCATCGCAAAACGGCTCGACCTGCCCTATCAATCCGGCAACCGCGACGGCATGCAGAAGATCAAGAACTTCCGCAGCGCCGACTGCGTGGTCGGCGGCTTCCGCTACGCGACCAACAAACTGGACGGCAAGCGGGTCGCCGGCTCGCTGCTGCTCGGCCTCTACGATAGCGACGGATTGTTGCACCATGTCGGCTTCACCTCCGCGATCAGGCAGCAGGACAAGCCGGCGCTGACCGCGAAGCTGGAACCGCTGATTGCAAAACCCGGATTTAGCGGCAACGCGCCGGGCGGCCCGAGCCGCTGGTCGACCGAACGTTCGGCACAGTGGTGTCCGCTCAAGCCAAAACTCGTCGTCGAGGTCACCTACGATCACTTCAGCGGCGAACGCTTTCGCCACGGCACCTCGATTATGCGCTGGCGGCCGGATAAGGCGCCCAGGCAATGCACGTTCGATCAACTGAAACAAAGGGCCGCCGATCCGATGAAGTTGTTGGCGTGA
- the trpA gene encoding tryptophan synthase subunit alpha, which translates to MTTRIDARFAELKKQGRSAFITFLMAGDPDPAISLEIIKALPKAGADIIEIGMPFTDPMADGPAIQAAGLRALKAGMTLKKTLAMVRAFRAGDTTTPLVLMGYYNPIYIYGVDQFLADAKSAGVDGLIIVDLPPEEDSELCLPAMQAGLNFIRLATPTTDDKRLPAVLANTSGFVYYVSITGITGSASADTNVVGEAVARIKRHTTLPVCVGFGIRTPEAARGIAQHADGAVVGTALVDALRGSLDAEGRATAKTVDAVADLVAALAQGVRGAKQAAE; encoded by the coding sequence ATGACCACCCGCATCGACGCACGTTTCGCCGAGCTGAAAAAGCAAGGCCGCTCGGCCTTCATCACCTTCCTGATGGCCGGCGATCCCGATCCCGCAATATCGCTCGAGATCATCAAGGCGCTGCCGAAGGCCGGCGCCGACATCATCGAGATCGGCATGCCCTTCACCGATCCGATGGCGGACGGGCCGGCGATCCAGGCGGCGGGTTTGCGCGCGCTGAAGGCCGGCATGACGCTGAAGAAAACGCTGGCGATGGTGCGCGCGTTTCGCGCCGGCGATACCACCACGCCGCTGGTGCTGATGGGGTACTACAATCCGATCTACATCTACGGCGTCGATCAATTTCTGGCCGACGCGAAATCCGCGGGGGTCGACGGGTTGATCATCGTCGATCTGCCGCCGGAGGAAGACAGTGAATTGTGCCTGCCGGCGATGCAGGCCGGGTTGAATTTCATCCGGCTGGCCACGCCGACCACCGACGACAAGCGCCTGCCCGCCGTGCTCGCCAACACCTCGGGCTTTGTCTATTACGTCTCGATTACCGGCATTACCGGCAGCGCCAGCGCAGACACCAACGTCGTCGGCGAGGCTGTCGCGCGCATCAAGCGGCACACCACATTGCCGGTCTGCGTCGGCTTCGGCATCCGGACGCCGGAGGCCGCGCGCGGCATTGCGCAACATGCCGACGGGGCGGTGGTCGGCACCGCGCTGGTCGATGCCTTGCGCGGCAGTCTCGACGCGGAGGGCCGTGCGACGGCCAAAACCGTCGATGCGGTCGCCGATCTCGTGGCCGCGCTGGCGCAGGGGGTGCGCGGAGCGAAACAGGCCGCCGAATAA
- the trpB gene encoding tryptophan synthase subunit beta, whose translation MSLAKPNSFRSGPDERGHFGIFGGRFVAETLMPLILDLEKAYADAKADPAFQAEMSGYLKNYVGRPSPLYLAERLTEHLGGAKIYFKREELNHTGSHKVNNVLGQIMVARRMGKKRIIAETGAGQHGVATATLCARFGLDCVVYMGAVDVERQQPNVIRMEMLGAKVIPVQSGSRTLKDAMNDALRDWVTNVHDTFYCIGTVAGPHPYPMMVRDFQSVIGVETRAQMQEQEGRLPDSLIACIGGGSNAMGLFHPFLDDPSVEIFGVEAAGHGLTQLHAASIAGGRPGVLHGNRTYLLMDDDGQIQDAHSISAGLDYPGIGPEHSWLHETGRVTYLSATDEEALAAFQLLSRLEGIIPALEPAHAIAKVMELAPKRPKDHLMVVNLSGRGDKDIPQVADILRGRKK comes from the coding sequence ATGAGTCTCGCTAAACCCAATTCCTTCCGCAGCGGTCCGGACGAGCGCGGGCATTTCGGCATTTTCGGCGGACGCTTTGTCGCGGAAACGCTGATGCCGCTGATCCTCGATCTGGAGAAGGCCTACGCCGACGCCAAGGCCGATCCGGCGTTCCAGGCCGAAATGAGCGGCTATCTCAAGAACTATGTCGGCCGGCCGTCGCCGCTGTATCTCGCCGAGCGTCTCACCGAACATCTCGGCGGCGCCAAAATCTATTTCAAGCGCGAGGAGCTGAACCATACCGGCTCGCACAAGGTCAACAATGTACTCGGCCAGATCATGGTGGCGCGGCGGATGGGCAAGAAGCGCATCATCGCCGAGACCGGCGCCGGCCAGCACGGCGTCGCCACCGCGACCTTGTGCGCGCGGTTCGGGCTCGACTGCGTGGTCTATATGGGCGCGGTCGACGTCGAGCGGCAGCAGCCCAATGTCATTCGCATGGAGATGCTGGGCGCCAAGGTAATCCCGGTGCAGTCGGGCTCGCGTACGCTGAAGGATGCGATGAACGACGCGCTGCGCGACTGGGTCACCAACGTGCACGACACGTTCTATTGCATCGGCACGGTGGCGGGACCGCATCCCTATCCGATGATGGTGCGCGATTTTCAGTCGGTGATCGGCGTCGAGACCCGCGCCCAGATGCAGGAGCAGGAAGGCCGCCTGCCGGACTCGCTGATCGCCTGTATCGGCGGCGGCTCCAACGCCATGGGGCTGTTTCATCCGTTCCTCGATGATCCCTCGGTCGAGATTTTCGGGGTCGAGGCCGCGGGCCACGGGCTGACGCAATTGCATGCGGCCTCGATCGCCGGCGGCCGGCCCGGCGTGCTGCACGGCAACCGCACTTATCTGCTGATGGACGACGATGGCCAGATCCAGGACGCGCATTCAATCTCGGCCGGACTGGATTATCCCGGCATCGGCCCGGAGCATTCCTGGCTGCACGAAACCGGCCGGGTGACGTATTTGTCCGCGACCGACGAAGAGGCGCTGGCGGCGTTTCAACTGCTGTCGCGGCTGGAAGGCATCATCCCGGCGCTGGAGCCCGCGCACGCCATCGCCAAGGTGATGGAACTCGCGCCGAAGCGGCCGAAAGATCATCTGATGGTCGTCAATCTCTCCGGCCGCGGCGACAAGGACATCCCGCAGGTGGCGGATATCTTGCGGGGGAGGAAGAAGTGA
- the accD gene encoding acetyl-CoA carboxylase, carboxyltransferase subunit beta yields MNWLTNVVRPKIRNILRRETPENLWIKCPDSGQLVFYKDVEANQFVIPGSNYHMRMGAVARLKSIFDNETWFDVALPDVTADPLKFRDERKYADRIKDARARTGVNDAIKVGYGKLEGAAVVIAVQDFDFMGGSLGMAAGEAIVRGLELAVEKKSPFIVFAASGGARMQEGILSLMQMPRTTVGVQMLREAKLPYIVVLTNPTTGGVTASYAMLGDVQIAEPGALIGFAGARVIEQTIREKLPEGFQRAEYLRDHGMVDMVVHRHELRATLARLCRLLTKSPAVETASKPVPQVAMPVQIVSGADVAPAAPHA; encoded by the coding sequence ATGAATTGGCTCACCAACGTCGTCCGGCCGAAGATCCGCAACATCCTGCGCCGCGAGACGCCGGAGAATTTGTGGATCAAGTGCCCCGATTCCGGGCAGCTGGTGTTCTACAAGGATGTCGAGGCCAACCAGTTCGTGATTCCCGGCTCGAACTACCACATGCGCATGGGCGCGGTGGCGCGGCTGAAATCGATCTTCGACAACGAGACATGGTTCGATGTGGCGCTGCCCGACGTCACCGCCGATCCCCTGAAATTCCGCGACGAGCGCAAATATGCCGACCGCATCAAGGACGCCCGCGCCAGGACCGGGGTGAACGATGCCATCAAGGTAGGCTACGGCAAGCTCGAGGGCGCGGCCGTCGTGATCGCGGTGCAGGATTTCGATTTCATGGGCGGCTCGCTCGGCATGGCGGCCGGCGAGGCGATCGTGCGCGGGCTTGAACTCGCGGTCGAGAAGAAGTCTCCGTTCATCGTATTCGCGGCCTCCGGCGGCGCCCGCATGCAGGAAGGCATTCTGTCGCTGATGCAGATGCCGCGCACCACGGTCGGCGTGCAGATGCTGCGCGAGGCGAAACTGCCCTATATCGTGGTGCTGACCAATCCGACCACCGGCGGCGTCACGGCCTCCTACGCCATGCTGGGCGACGTGCAGATCGCCGAGCCCGGTGCGCTGATCGGCTTTGCCGGCGCGCGCGTGATCGAGCAGACCATCCGCGAGAAATTGCCGGAAGGTTTTCAGCGCGCGGAATATCTCAGGGATCACGGCATGGTCGACATGGTGGTGCATCGCCACGAACTGCGTGCGACGCTGGCGCGGCTGTGCCGGCTGCTGACGAAGTCGCCGGCGGTGGAAACCGCCTCGAAGCCGGTGCCGCAGGTCGCCATGCCGGTCCAGATCGTATCAGGTGCGGACGTGGCGCCGGCCGCACCCCACGCGTGA
- a CDS encoding integrase core domain-containing protein: MEERIRMFLEYESGNWSVSEVCRRYGICRDTFYEWRKRKESGDPAWFQDRSHAPLQCWQTTNGAIAEKVIAARRRFPYLGPRKLLAVLDRDAPEIAWPAASTIGDILKRAGLVSPVKRRRRPLDQRRPCTPVTSANDEWSTDFKGWFRTRDQRRIDPLTVADSHSRFLIELRIVAPTIEGVRPCFERAFREHGLPLAIRCDNGSPFGSRGPGGLTRLSAWWMKLGITPHFIHPASPQENGRHERMHRTLKAQTSVPPASNAPEQQARFDMFRKHYNEERPHEALDQRPPAEFYSRSPRTMPPRAEDPWYDADHQVRRVRGNGEIKWKGEFVFIGEALVDELVGVAELQTGDHIVRFCDLDIGLIDRRGLFTRFAPLRERLRDPGEQAAQPKLSGIMPVQSVDNHAG; the protein is encoded by the coding sequence ATGGAAGAGCGTATTCGGATGTTTTTGGAGTACGAGAGCGGGAACTGGAGCGTATCGGAGGTGTGCCGGCGCTACGGGATTTGCCGCGACACGTTTTACGAATGGCGCAAGCGGAAAGAGAGCGGCGATCCGGCCTGGTTTCAGGACCGCTCGCATGCGCCCTTGCAGTGTTGGCAGACCACGAACGGTGCGATTGCAGAGAAGGTGATCGCGGCGCGGCGGCGATTTCCGTATCTGGGGCCGCGCAAGCTGTTGGCGGTGCTTGATCGGGATGCCCCCGAGATCGCCTGGCCTGCCGCCTCGACGATCGGGGACATTCTCAAGCGCGCAGGCTTGGTCTCGCCGGTGAAGCGGCGCCGTCGCCCGCTCGACCAGCGGCGGCCCTGCACGCCGGTGACGAGCGCCAATGATGAGTGGAGTACGGACTTCAAGGGCTGGTTTCGCACCCGCGACCAGCGGCGGATCGATCCCTTGACGGTAGCAGACAGTCACAGCCGTTTTCTGATCGAACTCCGCATTGTCGCCCCCACTATTGAGGGCGTTCGCCCCTGTTTTGAACGGGCTTTCCGTGAGCATGGCCTGCCGCTTGCGATCCGCTGCGACAATGGTTCGCCGTTCGGCTCGCGTGGCCCGGGCGGTCTCACCCGGCTGTCGGCCTGGTGGATGAAGCTCGGCATCACACCGCACTTCATCCATCCCGCCTCGCCGCAGGAGAATGGCCGACACGAGCGCATGCACCGCACGCTGAAGGCACAGACCTCGGTCCCGCCAGCCAGCAACGCACCCGAGCAGCAGGCCCGCTTTGACATGTTCCGAAAGCATTACAACGAGGAACGTCCGCACGAAGCGCTGGACCAACGGCCGCCGGCAGAGTTCTACAGCCGCTCCCCGCGCACCATGCCGCCGCGCGCGGAAGATCCCTGGTACGACGCCGATCATCAGGTCCGTCGCGTCCGCGGCAACGGCGAGATCAAATGGAAAGGCGAGTTTGTATTCATCGGTGAAGCGCTGGTGGATGAACTTGTTGGCGTTGCTGAGCTCCAGACCGGTGACCACATCGTGCGCTTCTGCGATCTGGACATCGGCCTCATCGATCGCCGCGGCCTGTTCACCCGGTTCGCTCCGCTTCGTGAGCGGCTCCGCGACCCGGGTGAACAGGCCGCTCAACCCAAACTGTCGGGGATCATGCCGGTCCAAAGTGTCGACAATCATGCCGGTTGA
- the trxA gene encoding thioredoxin yields the protein MAVGKVSDADFEAEVLKATGPVVVDFWAEWCGPCRMIAPALDEISGVMGDKVKIVKLNVDESPKTASKYGVMSIPTLMIFKGGEMASRQVGAAPKQKLQQWITAAV from the coding sequence ATGGCCGTTGGCAAGGTTTCTGACGCCGATTTCGAGGCCGAAGTGCTCAAGGCGACCGGCCCGGTCGTGGTCGATTTCTGGGCCGAATGGTGCGGCCCCTGCCGCATGATCGCTCCGGCACTCGACGAGATTTCCGGCGTCATGGGCGACAAGGTCAAGATCGTGAAGCTGAACGTCGACGAGAGTCCGAAGACGGCTTCGAAATACGGCGTGATGTCGATCCCCACCTTGATGATCTTCAAGGGCGGCGAGATGGCCTCGCGCCAGGTCGGCGCCGCGCCGAAGCAGAAGCTGCAGCAGTGGATTACGGCCGCGGTCTGA
- a CDS encoding bifunctional folylpolyglutamate synthase/dihydrofolate synthase, which yields MQLLLERLDHPERKLPPVIHVAGTNGKGSTIAYLRAILEAAGLRVHVYISPSLVRINECFRLGRAGGGTLVDDEELCATLEHCERANAGAPITIFEIETAAAFCLFAQHPADVVLLEVGLGGRLDATNVIDTPLATVIAPVSMDHTEFLGDTLATIAREKAGIIKRNVPAICAEQPPEAMAEIEQQAKRMRAPLFGAGQEWHVNVERGRLVYQNDRGLMDLAAPKLFGRHQFDNAGLAIATLRAQNRFRIEPSAFEAGIINAEWPARMQRLASGALIEQAPPGCEIWLDGGHNAEGGRVAAAALGDLEERVSRPLVVIAGMMANKDASAFLANFAGLTRHIIAVQIPDRDNAMPPDTLADAARQLGMRVETAVGVEAALRSLTRLAYEVPPRILITGSLYLAGHVLGLNGTPPG from the coding sequence ATGCAGCTTCTGCTGGAGCGGCTCGATCATCCCGAACGCAAGCTGCCGCCGGTCATTCATGTCGCCGGCACCAACGGCAAGGGCTCGACGATCGCGTATCTGCGCGCGATCCTGGAAGCGGCCGGCCTGCGCGTCCACGTCTATATCTCGCCCTCACTGGTGCGGATCAACGAATGCTTCCGCCTTGGCCGGGCCGGCGGCGGCACTCTGGTTGATGACGAGGAACTCTGTGCGACGCTGGAACATTGCGAGCGCGCCAACGCCGGTGCACCGATCACCATTTTTGAAATCGAGACCGCTGCGGCATTCTGCCTGTTCGCGCAGCATCCGGCCGATGTGGTGCTGCTGGAAGTCGGTCTCGGCGGCAGGCTCGATGCCACCAACGTGATCGACACGCCGCTGGCGACGGTGATCGCACCGGTCAGCATGGATCACACCGAATTTCTCGGGGACACCCTCGCGACGATCGCCCGCGAAAAAGCCGGCATCATCAAGCGCAACGTGCCGGCGATTTGTGCGGAGCAGCCCCCCGAGGCGATGGCCGAAATCGAGCAGCAGGCCAAACGCATGCGCGCGCCGCTGTTTGGCGCCGGGCAGGAATGGCACGTCAATGTCGAGCGCGGACGCCTGGTTTATCAGAATGATCGCGGCCTGATGGACCTGGCGGCGCCAAAACTGTTCGGCCGGCATCAGTTCGACAATGCCGGTCTGGCGATCGCGACGCTGCGCGCGCAAAACCGTTTCAGAATCGAACCATCGGCGTTCGAGGCCGGCATCATCAACGCCGAATGGCCGGCGCGGATGCAGCGCCTGGCGTCGGGCGCGCTGATCGAACAGGCGCCGCCGGGGTGCGAGATCTGGCTCGACGGCGGGCACAATGCCGAGGGCGGCCGCGTCGCCGCCGCCGCTTTGGGCGACCTCGAGGAGCGGGTATCGCGTCCGCTGGTCGTCATCGCCGGCATGATGGCCAACAAGGACGCCAGCGCGTTCCTCGCTAACTTCGCCGGGCTCACGCGCCACATCATCGCCGTGCAGATACCGGACCGCGACAACGCAATGCCGCCGGATACACTGGCCGATGCCGCGCGCCAGCTCGGCATGCGCGTGGAAACCGCTGTTGGTGTCGAAGCCGCGCTGCGTTCCCTCACGCGCCTCGCCTATGAAGTGCCGCCGCGCATCCTGATCACGGGATCGCTCTACCTCGCCGGCCACGTGCTTGGCCTCAACGGCACGCCGCCGGGATAA